The DNA region CGAAGAATTAAAGAAATCTGAATTATTACAAGATGAAAATAAGAATCTTGATAATCTTCTTCTTGATACGTCTGAATTCTTTTTAGAAAAAGATATACAAAGTTCAGAAGAAAATAACATTGATTCATCTAGATACGTTTTTGGAGAAGTCATAAGACATTTAAACCTAACCACTGGATTTTCTGATAGTTTACTAGTGTTACCGACAACATGGGAAAAAGTAAATTCTCGTCTTCATCGTTCTGGAATTGTTGATAATTTACGTCCATTGCTAGATGTATTACCCATAAAGCAAACTCAAACAATTAAGGAAGATATTCGCTCAATTAGCGATCATCCTCCCGCTATAAAATCTCAAAGAGAAAGCCTTAGAGATATTAGTAAAAAATTGGTGTATGCTGAAACGGCAGAAATCAAACAGTTTTTACCTACTATTCCTCTACGTCACTTGGCTTCAGATCACAGACACCAAATTCCGATTACAGTTGTAGTTGGAGCTAAAGGTTCTGGAAAAACTTACACTTTTTTACAAATTATTCACAGAGAAAATTGGCAAAAATTTGCAGAAGATGCTTGCGCAACTCAAGTTCAGGTTGATGCTATCATTTCCCCTATTTTGGCATCAAACAATCTTAAGCCTGAAGATGTGAAACTAGTGGCAGATGTTCAAAAAAAGGCAGCACAAGCATTAGGCTTTGAAAATCCTCAAGAAATCCAAATTATTCGTGAAAACATTGAAAATTTTTGTCAGCAGGATCTTCTTGAAGGTCAGTGGAGAGAACATTGGTTAGATGTCATTGCTTGGGGTGTGGGATTCCAGCCTGAGCAAAAAGGGGCTGGTAGAGCATTAACAGAACATTTGTTTTCCCAGCAACAGCGATTGCTAGTAGTTATTGATGGACTGGAAGATCTTTTCCAAGATTTCGCTAGTGACAAAACTCAACAGAAAGCATTGCGAGCTTTACTTCAAGCAGTTCCAGAGTGGCTGGGACAGCAACCAGGTCGTTTTTTAGGCATTCTCATTTTTATTAGACGTGATATGGTTTTGTCAGCTATACTGCAAAATGCAGCTCAGATGATGGCACGCTACGAGCCTTATGCTTTGAAGTGGAATAGAGAAGAAGCTTTAAGACTAGTAGCTTGGGTTACTTCTTTATCACCTAGTATCTCACTTATATCACAAAATACCTCACATAAGGCTATTGTAGAAGAACTTCAGAAAATGAAAGAAGAGGAGCTAACACAGATTTTAGTTCCTCTATGGGGGAAAAAAGTGGGTACTGATACCTCCAAGGAAGCTGCTTCAGCTAGATTTGTAATAGCAGCACTTTCAGACTTTAGAGGACAAATTCAATCACGAGATTTAATGCGTCTTCTTTACTTAGCAGCGGAAGCTTCTGTAGATGATAATGATGATCGCTGGTTAAACCGTATTCTTACTCCCAAAGGAATCAAAGGCGCTTTACCAGAATGTAGCACAGAAAAAATAGCAGAAATTGAAAAAGAAAATACTACCCTGAAAGATATTTTTGCTAAATTACGCGATCTTTTTGAAGAGGAGCGAAAAATTCCTTTTACACGGCAGCAATTAAGATTATCTTTGGAAGAAATGAAAATATTAGAGGAAAACGGTGTAATTATTCGAGAAAAAGATGATTATTATATGCCAGAAATATTTCGTTTAGGGTTAGATTTTAAACTTACAGAAGCAGGGCGACCTGCTGTGATGTCTTTAGCTCGCCGCGCTGCTAAACAGGGAAGTTGATATTTATATATATACACCCCTCTCCGCACTGAAGAGGGGGTTAGAGGTGAAATTAAGCCGGATAAATCCTTAACCGTCGATTTGGTTCTTCACCAAAACTATGGGACTTGAGCCGATAATGTTCCACCAACTCATGCTGCATTTTCCGCACCTGGGAAGAACGGGGTAATAACTCCACCGGCTGACCTTTAGGAATGACAATTTGCTCAACAGCAAGTCTCGCTTCTTCCAAAGCGTCCATCTCGTCATCACCACCAGTGTGCAGAAACAGTTGCAATTCCTTATCATCAGCAATTTCTGGCTCTTCGATATTCAGTAACCGCCGCAAACCGCGAGTAATCTGAGGAATCGTACTGGACTTAATCACATGAATTGGTACATGACGCGCCTTTGCCATTTGCCTTAGTTTAGCATGATTCTTGACGTGCGATCGCAACGCTAAAATAGCGTCAGCACTATCTATGTCTTTTGTCAACATCACAGGCAAAGTTAGCACACTAATTACCTGTTCGAGTTGGTGACGACTCACCCCATAGGGGTAAATGTGTAGTGGCAAATCTTCCCCATTTGGACTGATGGGTTTAGTATTAATAAAATCAATACTCTCACCATAATTGAAAGACTCATCTAACAAGCGGTCAAATTCACTGCGCCCAGTTAGTCGTTCCCGTTCCACAGATAAAGGTGGTAGAGCTACCATTTGACCAGAAGCACGCCAGCCATTAACCTGCTTAACTGCTGGAAAAGATTCATCCTCACTGGCTAAGTTACCCCCGCGACCGTTAACTACAGATAACTGTCTGGTAATCGCCACTTTGCCTTTTTCGTCCACACTTCGCGTTTGCGGGTTAGGTTGACGACCCCGTAACAAAGTATCAACGGTATCAGCTACGCTTTCATGTACAACCCAGCGTTGTCTCTCCAACATTTCCACAGCAATCTCGAAAGTGGGAGGGGCTTTGCGTTCCAAAACCGTCTTTTGCGAACCCCGCCTTCTGGCTTCGTCATCTCCTAGCGTCACCGCTTGAATACCCCCAACCAAATCGGCAAGGGTGGGGTTTTTGATCAAGTTTTCAATTTGGTTTCCGTGAGCAGTGCCAACTAATTGTACACCTCTCTCCGCAATTGTCCGGGCGGCTAAAGCTTCCAGTTCTGTACCAATTTCATCAATGACAATCACTTCTGGCATATGGTTTTCCACTGCCTCAATCATCACCTGATGCTGTAATTCTGGCTTGGCGACTTGCATCCGTCTAGCGCGACCGATGGCTGGGTGGGCAATATCACCATCTCCAGCGATTTCGTTAGAGGTGTCAATAATTACCACTCGTTTATTGAAATCATCTGCCAATACACGGGCAATTTCCCGTAAAGCAGTGGTTTTACCAACACCGGGACGACCTAGCATGAGAATTGATTTACCAGTTTCCACTAAATCGCGGATCATGCCAATTGTGCCAAAAACTGCCCGACCGACACGACAAGTTAAACCAATAATTTTGCCGGTGCGGTTACGGATGGCACTGATGCGATGTAAAGTTTGCTCAATTCCTGCCCGATTATCTCCACCAAAGGTTCCGACTCGTTGAATGCAATCATCTATCTGTGCTTGAGTAACGGGGGTTTCGCTCAGATACTCAGCATCATGAGGGAAGCGAGCTTCTGGGCGACGACCCAGATCCAAGACCACTTCAACTAAATTATCTCGTTGGGGATGATTCTCTAGTTTTTGGCGCAGGTCTTGGGGCAAAATGTCCAGTAACTTTTGGAGATCTTCTGTAATCGTCATGCTTTCTATGGTGGTGACGTTTTTAGAGATAACGAATGAGCAACTAAAGCTCTTACTGTGACTTAATCTGGGAAACGAGAGAATGAGCAAGTTTTACAGCTTGCCATAGTATTTCCGGTTCATCTTCAAGGCGGGGATTTACCTGAAAACCAGTGGGACTCACCTCCTTATGCTCTAACTGTTCAAGAACTGATGACAGCAACACACGGGCATAGCTACCATAGGCCACACCGGCGATGGAAGCAGATTGGCCAAGACGCTGAGGATCTGACGAGAGAAACTCTTCATCCTCCCCTGCGCCCCTGCGCCCCTGCGCCCCTGCCTCTTTAAGTAGTCCCATTGCCTTCAATTTCGGGACGGTGTAGCTATTAGTACCCCCTGCCAACTGCACATATCCTGGTAGGTTTGCTGCCAAAACTTTTTGCCCCAGTTTCACTGCTGCTATAGTAGTGCCATCGCCGATGTCACCACTCATAGAGCGCCCGTCTGTTTGCCAAATTAACACTTGGGGACGGGGGACAATGATTTCATAAATTGCTTGCAGGTAATCAATCAGTCCTACACCATCATTGCAACTGATAGCTATTAACTTTAATTTTTCAGCCCAAGGAGCAATCACTTCCCACAAACGCTGGAACTCTGCCAAACGCCCTACTTTTGTATGAATTTCTATGGCATCTATTCCCGTTGATATGATCATTGGTGCGATCGCTCCCGGCGTTGACACATAAGACGCTGTATCAATCATCTCATAAGGACAAGCTGGAAGGCAACGACCACAGCCATAACATTTTTCGGCAATAATTCCTGAATAGCTATCTTCTATCTTGTTAAACACAATAGCTTGTGCGGGACAAATTTTTTCACAAGGTCTAGGGCAATCAGGTGGACAATTACTAGGATTAAATTCTGCTTTTCTAAAATGGGGGTCTTCTCCATCGTTAAGGCTGACCATTAACAAGGGTAAATTGCCTTTAAAGCCAAAACCTCGCTCCTGGGCATCCATAACCAGGTCTTTGGCAACCAGTAAAGCTTCTTGAGCAGCAGCGATCACCGCTGTATCAGCCGCCACATCTATGCAGTCAGCACCTGCTAAAGTGTAGGCTAAAGTCAAACTTCTGACCGCAGCTAGATGTTGGTAACTGGCTCCACAAATCAGCTTGAACCAGTGACCTTGTTTTAGAGATTGTAAAGGGGCTAACAGATTAGTCACACTTCTATTATGCTGTTTTCGCCTTGAAAATTGCAGCCCACAATCCGGAAAAAATCTAGATTTCTTGATCTGTCGTTTTCAGGCAGGAGGCAGGAGGCATCAAAAAGTTTCAATGATTATAAGGTTTTGCTTAATTTCTGCGGTTACTAACTTTGTAGTTGTAATATTTCGATATTATCGCCAACTTTTATAGTTTTCCCGGCTTCTGAAGCAGGTAATCTAGTATTGACACTCAATTTATAAAAATGATTAAACCTCGATGCAGCTACCCATGATGGCAGAGTCGCCTGACGTTGTTGTAAAAATATTTTTTGAAAGTTGGGGTAAGCCTCACCCAAGTAAGAATCCCGTGTCGGGACGACACAACGTTGACAGGGTTGGACTCCCAAAAACTGCACATCTCCCACTTGAAATGATACTGTTTCCCCGCTGTCCGTAAATAGCCTATCTTCCCAAAATGCTGGTACACCACCAATTTCAATATTGGCACGCAGCCGACGACGTATTTCCTCCACACTCACCCCAGGGAACCAAGAAGCTACTTCTTTCAAAGTTGCTGTACTAATCACCGTTGCACCTGGGGAGTTTGTATCATCAGGAAAACCCATATTGGTATTTTGTCTTAATTTGACAGAAAAGCCAAAAAATCCACTTAAGCTTGCTGCCAGTTGTTCCTGTTCTTGCTCAAGATGAAAAACCTGATATAAGTTGCTAGGAGGAAGTTGCAGATGAATCACTCTTTCTGTTAGAGAAAAATTGGCACGCAAGGAATGAATTTTCAGATGACGTTTAGCATTGACAAATCTACCCTGTGCGTCAACAATGGCAAACTCGCGGTCATACTGAAGCGGGCCACTCGGTAGAACTGTGGCTTGTTCCGCTTCGACACCATCGAGTGACTTAATCGGATATAACAAAATCTTTGCTAGATAGGCCATCTAAATAAAATTAAAAATTAAAAATTAAAAATAGGATAATTTGAGGACTTAGGCACGATGTTACCGAAAACCTGATGTTTGGGTAGTGGTAATTAATGAATTACCGCTGCTTTCGTCATATTTTCTGACTGCTGACCGCTATAGCCTCAGACTATAGCAGTAGTATTTCTTAAGAGGTTGTTTGAAAAGTATTAGATGAAACCAATAATCTTCAGCAACCTAACCCCCCTTCCCCCCTTCCCTACGAGGGAATGGGGGTTTCAAAGCCTCTCCCCGCGTCGGGGAGAGGTTTGGAGAGGGGTTTATTTATACATTCAAAACTTTTCAAACATCCTCTAAGGATTTGCAGGTGGATACAAGGGAGCCTTATCAAGACCGCCAATTTTATTAACAGGCCAGAAACGAATTACAGCACGACCAATAATATTTTTCCGTGGTACTAGACCCCAACAACGCCCATCATAACTGCTACCACGATTATCACCTAATACTAAATATGAATCAGGCGGTATGGTTTCCGGTTTAGCCAAGAAAGGGGGTTGCGCTCCTGATGTGCAAACATCAACAACTGTACGCGCAGAGGGGAATAAATATTTATCTTCCGGGAGATATTTGTTATTAATATAGACTTTGCCATCCTTAATTTCTACTTTTTCTCCGGGTAAACCTATAATTCGTTTAATAAAGGCATCGTGGTATTGTTCTTTTTTTAGCTCATCTGTAGGCGAAAATACAACAATATCTCCTCGTTCCGGGGCAGCAAATTTATACTTCACCTTATCGACAATGATCTTGTCTGCCTTCCATTGGTCTTGTACACCATGTAGCGTCGGTTCCATGGAGCCTGTAGGAATCCAACGGGCTTCGGCGACAAAGGTACGAATTCCCAGGGCAAGAAAGACACTCAAGATAATCGTTTTACCTAGCTCGACGATCCAGGAATTATCAGGTTGTTGGCTAGAGTTTTTATCAGACACTTGATTTTGCATGAAATTACTTAAATTTTAGGGTAAGAGGCAAGCACTGAACTCATCAGGGAAGACTTTATTTATTATCTTAACTAGAGAAGGGTGTTTTCCTCATCAAGATAGCCTTGGGAGAAGTTGTTTGATAAACCTATATACTTAAATCAGTGAGCAGTAGACATTTGATGATTTTGATTGTGTAGGCTTGACTATCAAAAATTGCCAGTAATTGCTATTTTGTTCCAGTAACACGATGAAACTGCTCACTGAATAACTGATAACTGATAACTTATAAGTCCATGTCATCTCCAAAAAGTTTACTGATTCGCCAAGCGCACCTCATTCTACCCAATGGTGACTTAATGATTGGGGATGTGCTGACGCAAGGGGGGAAAATAGTCGAGGTAGCGTCAGAAATAGCTAATGCTACACCAACTCAAGAAATTGACGCACAAGGGTTGACTTTGTTGCCTGGAGTAATTGATCCGCAGGTGCATTTCCGAGAACCAGGACTAGAACACAAGGAAGACTTGTTTACGGCTAGTTGTGCTTGCGCTAAAGGGGGTGTCACCTCCTTTCTAGAAATGCCGAATACAAGACCTTTGACAACCAGCCAGTCAGCTTTAGATGACAAACTACAAAGGGCTGCCAATAAGTGCTTAGTTAATTATGGCTTTTTTATTGGGGCAACGGCAGAGAATTTAACAGAATTACTTTTGGCGCAGCCGACACCGGGAATTAAGATTTTTATGGGGTCAATGCACGGTCAGTTGCTGGTTGACCAAGAAGATTTATTGGAGAGAATTTTTGCTCAAGGAAGCCGCTTAATTGCTGTTCATGCCGAAGATCAAGAGAGAATTAACCAACGAAGACAGGAGTTTGCGGGTATTCATGATCCGGCTGTTCATTCCCAAATTCAAGATAATCAAGCGGCACTGTTAGCAACACAACTGGCATTAAAGCTTTCTAAAAAATATCAGCGCAGGTTACATATTTTGCATCTGTCAACTGCTGAAGAAGCCGAGTTACTGCGTGAGGATAAACCGAGTTGGGTGACAGCGGAAGTGACACCACAACATTTGTTGTTAAATACCAGTGCTTATCAAACAATTGGCACATTAGCGCAGATGAATCCACCGTTGCGATCGCCCCACGATAATGAAATCCTTTGGCAAGCTTTACGGGATGGTGTAATTGATTTTATCGCCACTGACCATGCACCACACACTCTAGAAGAAAAAGGTCAAATTTACCCTAACACTCCTTCAGGAATGCCTGGGGTAGAAACTTCCCTGCCTTTGATGTTAACTTCCGCAATGGCAGGAAAATGTACTATTGCCCAAGTTGTTAACTGGATGTCTAAGGCAGTAGCTACTGCTTATGGTATTCCCAACAAGGGAGAAATTACTCCTGGTTACGATGCGGATTTAGTTTTAGTAGACTTAAACACCTACCGTCAGGTTAAGCGAGAAGAAGTTATCAGCAAATGTGGTTGGAGTCCTTTTGAAGGTTGGAATTTAACTGGCTGGCCTGTAACAACAATTGTCGGGGGTGAAATTGTCTATGACAAAGGGCAGGTAAATACACAAGTGCGCGGTCAAGCTTTAACTTTCGTGTAGTAAATATTTTTACTATGCGTATTTAGTATAAAAATAGGAAATATCATACATTAAATTTCGGCTGGGATGAGCAACTGCTTTTGTGGCTAAATCTCCAGCTTAGTTTTTCATGGGTAACTAATCATTGACAAACTAAAAATTATCTAAAAATTCTCAATGTGAGGGTGATTATGTCTTTTAAAATTCTCAGTTTAGATGGTGGTGGGATTCGTGGAGTCATCACAGCAAGAATACTTAATCAAATCGAACAAGAAATTAGAAAACAAGGCAAAGGATACTATTTAAACGAATATTTTGACCTAATTGCTGGTACTTCTACAGGCTCAATTTTAACGGCTGGGATTGCTGTTGGTAAAGAAAGTTATGAACTAATGGATTTGTATGTGAAAAAAGGTAAAGATATATTTCCCCAATCCCAAAAAGAGAGATACAAAATATTTCCAGCACCTATGCGCTCAATTTTGGAAGTATTTTCTAAACCTAAATATTCTCATGATGGTATTATACATACTCTCAAAAAAGAATTTGGTTCCAGCAAAATTAAAGATATTGAAGAACCAATTATATTGATATTAGCTTATGATACATTATATCGAAATACAACATTTTTTACTAATTGTAATCCTGATCTTGGCGCTCGTTGGTATGATGATTGTTATTTGTGGCAGTTATGCGTTGCTTCTGCTTCAGCGCCAACTTTTTTCCCTCCTTATAAATTAGTACCAGTTGATAAAGAGAAATTTGGTAATTGGGAATTTCCACATATTGATGGCGGAGTTTCTGCTAATAACCCTGCCTTAGCAGCATTGAGTTTAGTAATGCGGTTAAGTCACTCGGCAATTTTGCCAGAAATCAAGCAAAAATATAAATTAGATAATGTGGAGTTGGAAGATATCTCTATCCTATCTATTGGTACTGGACAAACTACTGACCCATATCGCTTTGAGGAAGTTAAGAATTGGAGAGGTTTAAACTGGGCGCAAAATATTACTGATATTTTTATGGACCCGACTTCAGAAATTGCCAGTACAATGTGCCTTAATATTATGGGTGGAAATCAGTCGAAACGCTACTTAAGACTTCAGTTTGATTTAAATGAAAGATTTCAAGCTGAAGATGGGGAGACTTATAAAGATCCCCGCAGTGTGGTGGAGAGAGAGAAGAGAAAAAACCAATTCACAAAACAGAGAGTCAGTGAACAAATAGATAATGCTAGTGAGGAGTTTGTGAGACAGTTAATAGATACTGCCTCTGCATTTATTGAGTATGGGCGTAGCTACTCTAATAGAAACGAAACTGGTCCTTTAGTAAAAGATGCGATCGCTGCTTTCATCAAGAATAATTAGTAAAAGAAGTTATAAATAAAAAGGTCGTTTTTACCTTTTTATTTTTTAATACTAGTTAGTAATTTCCTCTAGGCTGTAATAGTACATCGTTGATCATTTCACAGTTAAAAGCAGTAATCTCAGCTTGACGAGTGCCAGATTCACCATAAGTTAAACATACCTTGAAATAACTATCTGGTAGATATGGCATTCTTTCCGCCCACTCAATAGCGACAATTCCCGGTATAACTTCCATCCCTTCCCAGTAACTTTCTAAATTCAAGCCTGTCACTTCTTGAGGTTCTAGACGATACAAATCTAGATGATAAAGGGGAATGCGTCCTTCTGTGTATTCATTAATCAAGGTAAAAGTAGGACTGACAATAGAGTCAGTGATACCTAGACCCTTACCAATACCTTGCACCAAGGTAGTTTTGCCAGCACCCAAGTCACCTTCTAGTAAAATTACAGTGCCAGCAGTCAGGTCTTGACCCAGGGTAATACCTAATTGCTGTGTTGCTTCTGTATCAGGAAGGAAAAGTTTAGTCATTGGTGATTGGTGATTAGTAATTGGTGATTGGTGATGGGGAAAAACTCTTACCCAGTCCCAAGTCCCCAGTCCCAAGTCCCCATCATTTCCCATGCTGCGCTCCACTGTACCATTTCAACAAAACTTTAGCTAGTTTTTGTGGGTCGTGACGAACAAAACCAGTTTCATCTTCATACAAAATGTTAGCGGGAACAATTCGCCGTCCTAGTTGGGTGACAGATTCTCGGTCTAAGAAAACTGGATGGGAATTTTGTTGGGCGTAACGGATCAGGGCTTGGGCTGATGGGGTTTTTTTATGTACTAATACAGCATCAAAAAGCCTTCTGTCACCGCAAGCTTCATCAATGGCTTGGATGTGTTCAGCAACAGTGTATCCTTCTGTTTCACCCGGTTGGGTCATGATATTGCAGATATAGATACGAGGTACTTTTGTGGCTGAGATCGCATCGGCAATTTCTGGAACTAGCAAATTTGGGATTAAGCTAGTATACAGACTGCCAGGACCAATAATAATGTAATCAGCCTCTTTAATTGCCTTAATCGCTGAGGGTAAAGCGGGTGGATGTTCAGGAATACAGCCAATTTTAACAATTTTTCCGCCAGCTTTGGGAATACTAGACTCA from Anabaena sphaerica FACHB-251 includes:
- a CDS encoding ParA family protein, whose translation is MISTDILLNAWLDIRLYTWVDVEEVLLRIQEKSDLPNWLVSVQAYWDSLTIGIRPGTQDDAKSWLKNVYDNRFRIDEEDDRVDGLIILESLPNKPQILPVIFEETEEAHRIPRLTPSLARPGIIIPNRHVSDRELPPSFDPDFPPIVAFHSFKGGVGRTTNAIAFAQALIDGNYRVLLVDGDLEAPGISWLLEQRLPSPPVSFADLIALVHGDPDPKATDSIGLVADRLQNAFIDNIYFLPAFRSTKRFTSLEIKPEHLIQGAKNPFILTQILADLGKTLNVDVVLVDLRAGLSELSTGLILDPRVYRVFVTTLSGQSIAGTKQLLELVGERAPSVRETDPLPIIIISQVPEELKKSELLQDENKNLDNLLLDTSEFFLEKDIQSSEENNIDSSRYVFGEVIRHLNLTTGFSDSLLVLPTTWEKVNSRLHRSGIVDNLRPLLDVLPIKQTQTIKEDIRSISDHPPAIKSQRESLRDISKKLVYAETAEIKQFLPTIPLRHLASDHRHQIPITVVVGAKGSGKTYTFLQIIHRENWQKFAEDACATQVQVDAIISPILASNNLKPEDVKLVADVQKKAAQALGFENPQEIQIIRENIENFCQQDLLEGQWREHWLDVIAWGVGFQPEQKGAGRALTEHLFSQQQRLLVVIDGLEDLFQDFASDKTQQKALRALLQAVPEWLGQQPGRFLGILIFIRRDMVLSAILQNAAQMMARYEPYALKWNREEALRLVAWVTSLSPSISLISQNTSHKAIVEELQKMKEEELTQILVPLWGKKVGTDTSKEAASARFVIAALSDFRGQIQSRDLMRLLYLAAEASVDDNDDRWLNRILTPKGIKGALPECSTEKIAEIEKENTTLKDIFAKLRDLFEEERKIPFTRQQLRLSLEEMKILEENGVIIREKDDYYMPEIFRLGLDFKLTEAGRPAVMSLARRAAKQGS
- a CDS encoding R3H domain-containing nucleic acid-binding protein, which produces MTITEDLQKLLDILPQDLRQKLENHPQRDNLVEVVLDLGRRPEARFPHDAEYLSETPVTQAQIDDCIQRVGTFGGDNRAGIEQTLHRISAIRNRTGKIIGLTCRVGRAVFGTIGMIRDLVETGKSILMLGRPGVGKTTALREIARVLADDFNKRVVIIDTSNEIAGDGDIAHPAIGRARRMQVAKPELQHQVMIEAVENHMPEVIVIDEIGTELEALAARTIAERGVQLVGTAHGNQIENLIKNPTLADLVGGIQAVTLGDDEARRRGSQKTVLERKAPPTFEIAVEMLERQRWVVHESVADTVDTLLRGRQPNPQTRSVDEKGKVAITRQLSVVNGRGGNLASEDESFPAVKQVNGWRASGQMVALPPLSVERERLTGRSEFDRLLDESFNYGESIDFINTKPISPNGEDLPLHIYPYGVSRHQLEQVISVLTLPVMLTKDIDSADAILALRSHVKNHAKLRQMAKARHVPIHVIKSSTIPQITRGLRRLLNIEEPEIADDKELQLFLHTGGDDEMDALEEARLAVEQIVIPKGQPVELLPRSSQVRKMQHELVEHYRLKSHSFGEEPNRRLRIYPA
- the ldpA gene encoding circadian clock protein LdpA — protein: MTNLLAPLQSLKQGHWFKLICGASYQHLAAVRSLTLAYTLAGADCIDVAADTAVIAAAQEALLVAKDLVMDAQERGFGFKGNLPLLMVSLNDGEDPHFRKAEFNPSNCPPDCPRPCEKICPAQAIVFNKIEDSYSGIIAEKCYGCGRCLPACPYEMIDTASYVSTPGAIAPMIISTGIDAIEIHTKVGRLAEFQRLWEVIAPWAEKLKLIAISCNDGVGLIDYLQAIYEIIVPRPQVLIWQTDGRSMSGDIGDGTTIAAVKLGQKVLAANLPGYVQLAGGTNSYTVPKLKAMGLLKEAGAQGRRGAGEDEEFLSSDPQRLGQSASIAGVAYGSYARVLLSSVLEQLEHKEVSPTGFQVNPRLEDEPEILWQAVKLAHSLVSQIKSQ
- a CDS encoding MOSC domain-containing protein yields the protein MAYLAKILLYPIKSLDGVEAEQATVLPSGPLQYDREFAIVDAQGRFVNAKRHLKIHSLRANFSLTERVIHLQLPPSNLYQVFHLEQEQEQLAASLSGFFGFSVKLRQNTNMGFPDDTNSPGATVISTATLKEVASWFPGVSVEEIRRRLRANIEIGGVPAFWEDRLFTDSGETVSFQVGDVQFLGVQPCQRCVVPTRDSYLGEAYPNFQKIFLQQRQATLPSWVAASRFNHFYKLSVNTRLPASEAGKTIKVGDNIEILQLQS
- the lepB gene encoding signal peptidase I, giving the protein MQNQVSDKNSSQQPDNSWIVELGKTIILSVFLALGIRTFVAEARWIPTGSMEPTLHGVQDQWKADKIIVDKVKYKFAAPERGDIVVFSPTDELKKEQYHDAFIKRIIGLPGEKVEIKDGKVYINNKYLPEDKYLFPSARTVVDVCTSGAQPPFLAKPETIPPDSYLVLGDNRGSSYDGRCWGLVPRKNIIGRAVIRFWPVNKIGGLDKAPLYPPANP
- a CDS encoding dihydroorotase yields the protein MSSPKSLLIRQAHLILPNGDLMIGDVLTQGGKIVEVASEIANATPTQEIDAQGLTLLPGVIDPQVHFREPGLEHKEDLFTASCACAKGGVTSFLEMPNTRPLTTSQSALDDKLQRAANKCLVNYGFFIGATAENLTELLLAQPTPGIKIFMGSMHGQLLVDQEDLLERIFAQGSRLIAVHAEDQERINQRRQEFAGIHDPAVHSQIQDNQAALLATQLALKLSKKYQRRLHILHLSTAEEAELLREDKPSWVTAEVTPQHLLLNTSAYQTIGTLAQMNPPLRSPHDNEILWQALRDGVIDFIATDHAPHTLEEKGQIYPNTPSGMPGVETSLPLMLTSAMAGKCTIAQVVNWMSKAVATAYGIPNKGEITPGYDADLVLVDLNTYRQVKREEVISKCGWSPFEGWNLTGWPVTTIVGGEIVYDKGQVNTQVRGQALTFV
- a CDS encoding patatin-like phospholipase family protein, with amino-acid sequence MSFKILSLDGGGIRGVITARILNQIEQEIRKQGKGYYLNEYFDLIAGTSTGSILTAGIAVGKESYELMDLYVKKGKDIFPQSQKERYKIFPAPMRSILEVFSKPKYSHDGIIHTLKKEFGSSKIKDIEEPIILILAYDTLYRNTTFFTNCNPDLGARWYDDCYLWQLCVASASAPTFFPPYKLVPVDKEKFGNWEFPHIDGGVSANNPALAALSLVMRLSHSAILPEIKQKYKLDNVELEDISILSIGTGQTTDPYRFEEVKNWRGLNWAQNITDIFMDPTSEIASTMCLNIMGGNQSKRYLRLQFDLNERFQAEDGETYKDPRSVVEREKRKNQFTKQRVSEQIDNASEEFVRQLIDTASAFIEYGRSYSNRNETGPLVKDAIAAFIKNN
- the tsaE gene encoding tRNA (adenosine(37)-N6)-threonylcarbamoyltransferase complex ATPase subunit type 1 TsaE, whose product is MTKLFLPDTEATQQLGITLGQDLTAGTVILLEGDLGAGKTTLVQGIGKGLGITDSIVSPTFTLINEYTEGRIPLYHLDLYRLEPQEVTGLNLESYWEGMEVIPGIVAIEWAERMPYLPDSYFKVCLTYGESGTRQAEITAFNCEMINDVLLQPRGNY